In Mycobacterium sp. JS623, one genomic interval encodes:
- a CDS encoding Rv1476 family membrane protein gives MTGPHVIPFLPTYIPPQVCATVGQDPATPPDACMNLVFADIREDGVSASASQNKAGLAAVVADAKQKGIDLKIVVLDQSPPIDTPLRDVATQVGKAYPGSTVLVISPGWAGTYSPVYDRVTLEAGQDIAKTGDAVQSSKNFVSELTTQHFPWTPFTIVLVLAVIAAVVATRVLQVKAKRASSREQA, from the coding sequence GTGACCGGACCGCACGTGATTCCGTTTCTGCCGACGTACATCCCGCCCCAGGTATGCGCGACGGTCGGGCAGGACCCGGCGACCCCGCCGGACGCCTGCATGAATCTCGTCTTCGCCGATATTCGCGAGGACGGCGTGAGCGCATCGGCTAGCCAGAACAAGGCCGGCCTCGCGGCCGTGGTTGCCGACGCCAAGCAGAAGGGCATCGACCTCAAGATCGTCGTGCTCGACCAGAGTCCGCCGATCGACACCCCGCTGCGCGATGTCGCCACTCAGGTTGGCAAGGCCTATCCCGGTTCCACAGTCTTGGTCATCAGCCCCGGTTGGGCTGGCACGTATAGCCCGGTATACGACCGGGTGACTCTCGAGGCGGGTCAGGACATCGCCAAGACCGGCGACGCCGTGCAGTCGTCGAAGAATTTCGTCAGTGAGTTGACGACCCAACATTTCCCGTGGACGCCATTCACGATTGTTCTTGTGTTGGCGGTGATTGCGGCCGTTGTCGCCACTCGAGTGTTACAAGTCAAAGCCAAGCGCGCCTCTTCTCGCGAACAGGCGTAA
- the ripA gene encoding NlpC/P60 family peptidoglycan endopeptidase RipA: MRRTPRVRALTLAIGMLLATPGLAIAQPASPDTLGELVAAVANANQKLQDLGAAIQAQQEGVNKAIVDVQTARENAAAAQHEVDANAQRVTEANTAIAAAQQRFDTFAAATYVSGPSDSYLTATDPADILSAASAGQTLAVSSQQVITNLQRARTEQVNKESAARLAKQNADKAVADAEASQQSAVSALSNAQQTFKDQQSQLDQLTAEHAAAQAKLDNARNWSAPAGGAPAAQPAAARVGDPNANWDRAPGARGGGGQKWDSGWDPTLPAIPSAFVSGDPIAIINTILGYMSTSAQVTQQMGRNFLQSVGLLPTPSGYTNGAIPRVYGRQATEYVINRGLAVRGTPYSWGGGNAAGPSRGIDSGADTVGFDCSGLMLYMFAGVGIKLDHYSGSQYNAGRKVPSSQMRRGDMIFYGPNASQHVAMYLGDGQMLEAPYTGSVVKVSPVRTSGMTPYVTRMIEW; encoded by the coding sequence ATGAGACGCACCCCGCGGGTCCGCGCGCTGACGCTTGCCATCGGCATGCTGCTCGCGACTCCCGGCCTGGCGATCGCCCAGCCCGCGAGTCCGGACACCCTCGGCGAGCTTGTCGCGGCCGTGGCCAACGCCAACCAGAAGCTGCAAGACCTCGGCGCCGCGATCCAGGCCCAGCAGGAAGGTGTCAACAAGGCGATCGTCGATGTGCAGACTGCGCGTGAGAATGCCGCCGCCGCGCAACACGAAGTGGATGCCAACGCGCAGCGGGTGACGGAGGCCAACACCGCGATCGCTGCGGCGCAGCAACGCTTCGACACCTTCGCTGCCGCAACGTATGTCAGCGGGCCGTCGGATTCCTACCTGACGGCCACCGATCCCGCCGACATCCTGTCCGCGGCGTCGGCAGGCCAGACATTGGCAGTGAGCTCACAGCAAGTCATCACCAATCTTCAGCGCGCCCGCACCGAGCAGGTGAACAAGGAGTCGGCCGCGCGGTTGGCGAAGCAGAACGCCGACAAGGCCGTCGCCGACGCGGAAGCCAGTCAGCAGAGCGCGGTTTCGGCGCTGAGCAACGCGCAACAGACGTTCAAGGACCAGCAGTCCCAACTCGATCAGTTGACCGCCGAGCACGCCGCCGCTCAAGCCAAGCTGGACAACGCCCGCAACTGGTCTGCGCCCGCAGGCGGAGCGCCTGCGGCCCAACCTGCCGCGGCGCGCGTCGGTGACCCGAACGCGAACTGGGATCGCGCACCGGGTGCGCGTGGCGGGGGCGGTCAGAAGTGGGACTCAGGGTGGGATCCCACGCTGCCTGCGATCCCGAGCGCCTTTGTCAGCGGTGACCCGATCGCGATCATCAACACGATCCTCGGCTACATGTCGACGTCGGCTCAGGTGACCCAACAGATGGGCCGCAACTTCCTGCAGTCGGTCGGCCTGCTGCCCACGCCGAGCGGTTACACGAATGGCGCGATTCCCCGTGTGTACGGCCGCCAGGCCACCGAGTACGTGATCAACCGTGGCCTCGCGGTGCGCGGCACGCCGTACTCCTGGGGTGGCGGCAACGCCGCGGGCCCGAGCCGCGGCATCGATTCCGGTGCTGACACAGTCGGTTTCGACTGTTCGGGATTGATGCTGTACATGTTCGCGGGCGTCGGCATCAAGCTCGACCACTACTCGGGCTCGCAGTACAACGCCGGCCGTAAGGTCCCGTCGTCGCAGATGCGTCGTGGCGACATGATCTTCTACGGACCCAACGCCAGCCAGCACGTCGCGATGTATCTCGGCGACGGCCAAATGCTCGAGGCCCCGTACACGGGCTCCGTCGTGAAGGTCTCGCCGGTGCGCACCAGCGGTATGACCCCCTACGTGACTCGAATGATCGAATGGTGA
- the ripB gene encoding NlpC/P60 family peptidoglycan endopeptidase RipB gives MVNPLRRITIGLLIAVALLLGLVAPAIAAPDDGQWDPTLPKILSAGAPGDPVAIANASFQATQVAIQTTQNLGQQFLSSLGLGGSPSTAAASPGTRVRGPQAIEYVIRRGASQMGVPYSWGGGMPNGPSAGVDEDAGKIGYDCSGFTRYAFAGVGVLIPKYSGDQYNTGRKVPLSQAKRGDLLFYGPGGTQHVALYLGGGRMLEASSAAGHVTVSPVRNPGLQPYAARIIES, from the coding sequence ATGGTGAATCCCCTGCGCCGCATAACAATTGGACTCCTGATAGCCGTCGCGCTGCTGCTTGGCCTTGTCGCACCCGCGATCGCCGCCCCCGATGACGGACAGTGGGATCCCACGCTGCCGAAGATCCTCAGCGCCGGCGCGCCTGGTGATCCCGTCGCGATCGCGAACGCGTCGTTTCAGGCCACCCAGGTGGCCATTCAAACGACCCAGAATCTCGGTCAGCAGTTCCTGTCGAGCCTGGGCCTTGGCGGCTCGCCGAGTACAGCAGCCGCTTCCCCGGGTACGCGTGTGCGCGGTCCTCAGGCGATCGAATACGTGATCCGCCGCGGTGCCTCGCAAATGGGAGTGCCGTACTCGTGGGGCGGCGGCATGCCGAACGGTCCGAGCGCAGGCGTCGATGAAGACGCGGGCAAGATCGGCTACGACTGTTCCGGTTTTACGCGCTATGCGTTCGCCGGCGTTGGCGTGCTGATTCCGAAGTACTCTGGCGACCAGTACAACACCGGCCGCAAGGTGCCCTTGTCGCAGGCCAAGCGCGGCGATCTGTTGTTCTACGGTCCCGGCGGCACGCAGCACGTCGCGCTGTACCTGGGCGGCGGGCGGATGCTCGAAGCCTCCAGCGCCGCGGGACACGTCACGGTCAGCCCCGTGCGTAACCCCGGCCTTCAGCCGTATGCCGCGCGAATTATCGAAAGCTGA
- the moxR1 gene encoding chaperone MoxR1: MTSPSGPPQGAGGYSGQAPTQAYNPGSSHAAPPNNGGLQQEVHTLERAIFEVKRIIVGQDQLVERMLVGLLAKGHVLLEGVPGVAKTLAVETFAKVVGGTFARIQFTPDLVPTDIVGTRIYRQGKEEFDIELGPVVVNFLLADEINRAPAKVQSALLEVMAERKISIGGKTFPLPAPFLVMATQNPIEQEGVYALPEAQRDRFLFKLNIDYPTPEEEREIVYRMGVKPPEPKQILATGDLLRLQDVASNNFVHHALVDYVVRIVTATRHPEKFGMPDAKAWIAYGASPRASLGIIAASRALALVRGRDYVVPQDVVEVIPDVLRHRLVLTYDALADEISSETVINRILQTVALPQVNAIPQQGHSVQPVMPAAAAAAGNR; encoded by the coding sequence ATGACGTCACCGAGTGGGCCGCCGCAGGGCGCTGGAGGATATTCCGGACAGGCCCCCACCCAGGCCTACAACCCCGGTAGCTCCCACGCCGCCCCGCCGAACAACGGAGGTCTGCAGCAGGAGGTGCACACCCTCGAGCGCGCCATCTTCGAGGTCAAGCGGATCATTGTCGGCCAGGACCAGTTGGTCGAGCGGATGCTCGTTGGCCTGCTCGCGAAGGGCCACGTGCTGCTTGAAGGTGTGCCCGGTGTCGCCAAGACGCTGGCCGTCGAAACCTTCGCCAAGGTGGTCGGCGGCACCTTCGCCCGCATCCAGTTCACCCCCGACCTGGTGCCCACCGACATCGTCGGCACCCGGATCTACCGCCAGGGCAAGGAAGAGTTCGACATCGAACTCGGCCCGGTGGTGGTCAACTTCCTGCTCGCCGACGAGATCAACCGCGCGCCCGCCAAGGTGCAGTCGGCGCTGCTCGAGGTGATGGCCGAGCGCAAGATCTCCATCGGCGGCAAGACATTCCCGCTGCCTGCGCCGTTCCTGGTGATGGCCACGCAGAACCCGATCGAGCAGGAAGGCGTCTACGCGCTGCCGGAAGCCCAGCGCGACCGCTTCCTGTTCAAGCTCAACATCGACTACCCGACTCCTGAGGAGGAGCGGGAGATCGTTTACCGGATGGGCGTCAAGCCGCCGGAGCCCAAGCAAATCCTGGCCACCGGTGATCTGCTGCGCTTGCAGGACGTCGCGTCGAACAACTTCGTGCACCACGCGCTGGTCGACTACGTGGTCCGCATCGTCACCGCAACCCGGCATCCCGAGAAGTTCGGCATGCCCGACGCCAAGGCGTGGATTGCCTACGGTGCTTCGCCTCGCGCCTCGCTCGGCATCATCGCCGCGTCGCGTGCTCTGGCGCTGGTGCGTGGGCGCGACTATGTCGTGCCGCAGGATGTCGTCGAGGTCATCCCCGACGTGCTGCGGCACCGCCTCGTGCTCACCTACGACGCGCTGGCCGACGAGATCTCGTCGGAGACCGTGATCAACCGGATCCTGCAGACGGTGGCGCTCCCGCAAGTGAATGCCATTCCGCAGCAAGGTCATTCGGTGCAGCCGGTGATGCCAGCAGCAGCGGCTGCCGCCGGTAATCGGTGA
- a CDS encoding DUF58 domain-containing protein, which yields MTTSRRGVDLPSLKRGEIRDPALTAALRKLELTVRRKLDGVLHGDHLGLLPGPGSEPGESRLYQPGDDVRRMDWSVTARTTHPHVRQMIADRELETWLVVDMSASLDFGTTGCEKRDLAVAAAAAITFLNSGGGNRIGAIIANGDSVRRVPALSGRMHEQELLRTIATMPKAPTGVRGDLAAAIDALRRPERRRGMAVIISDFLGPINWMRPLRAIAGRHEVLGIEILDPRDVELPDVGDVILQDAESGVTREFTIDAQLRDDFEKAAAAHRAEVARTLRRCDAPLLSLRTDRDWIADVVRFVANRRRGALAGR from the coding sequence GTGACTACTTCCAGACGAGGGGTCGACCTGCCGTCGCTCAAGCGCGGGGAGATTCGTGACCCCGCGCTGACGGCGGCACTGCGCAAGCTGGAGCTGACCGTGCGCCGCAAGCTCGACGGCGTGCTGCACGGCGACCACCTCGGGCTACTGCCGGGGCCGGGGTCAGAGCCGGGGGAGTCGCGGCTCTACCAGCCCGGTGACGACGTGCGCCGGATGGACTGGTCGGTCACCGCGCGCACCACTCACCCGCATGTGCGTCAGATGATCGCCGACCGTGAGCTCGAGACATGGTTGGTTGTCGACATGTCGGCCAGCCTCGACTTCGGTACCACCGGCTGCGAGAAGCGCGATCTGGCGGTAGCAGCGGCGGCGGCGATCACGTTCCTCAACAGTGGCGGCGGCAACCGGATCGGCGCGATCATCGCGAACGGCGACTCGGTGCGGCGGGTTCCGGCATTGTCCGGCCGCATGCACGAACAGGAACTGCTGCGCACGATCGCCACGATGCCCAAGGCGCCGACGGGCGTACGCGGCGACTTGGCCGCGGCCATCGACGCGTTGCGCCGGCCGGAGCGGCGCCGCGGGATGGCGGTGATCATCAGCGACTTCCTCGGTCCGATCAACTGGATGCGTCCGCTGCGGGCGATCGCGGGCCGCCACGAGGTGCTCGGCATCGAGATACTGGACCCGCGCGATGTGGAACTTCCCGACGTCGGCGACGTCATCCTGCAGGACGCCGAAAGTGGCGTGACCCGGGAGTTCACCATCGACGCGCAGCTGCGCGACGACTTCGAGAAGGCCGCTGCCGCCCATCGCGCAGAGGTGGCCCGCACGTTACGGCGATGCGACGCACCGTTGTTGTCGTTGCGCACCGACCGGGACTGGATCGCCGACGTAGTCCGTTTTGTCGCCAACCGCCGTCGTGGAGCGCTTGCCGGCCGATGA
- a CDS encoding VWA domain-containing protein, translating to MTLPLLGPMTLSGFEHAWFFLFLIAVFAIAALYVLVQVARHKRMLRFANMELLESVAPKRPSRWRHLPAILLVLSLLMFTVAMAGPTHDVRIPRNRAVVMLVIDVSQSMRATDVSPNRLAAAQEAAKQFADQLTPGINLGLIAYAGTATVLVSPTTNREASKNAIDKLQLADRTATGEGIFTALQAIATVGAVIGGGDEPPPARIVLMSDGKETVPSNPDNPKGAYTAARTSKDQGVPISTVSFGTPYGYVEINGQRQPVPVDDETLKKIAELSGGQAYTASSLEQLKEVFTNLQEQIGYETRKGDASAGWLRLGALVLALAALAAMLINRRLPD from the coding sequence ATGACATTACCGTTGCTCGGACCGATGACGCTCTCGGGCTTCGAACACGCGTGGTTCTTCCTGTTTCTCATCGCGGTCTTCGCGATCGCGGCGCTGTACGTCCTGGTGCAGGTGGCCCGACACAAGCGGATGTTGCGCTTTGCGAACATGGAGCTGCTGGAAAGCGTTGCGCCCAAACGACCTTCGCGCTGGCGGCATCTGCCCGCGATCTTGCTGGTGTTGTCGCTGCTGATGTTCACCGTCGCGATGGCTGGGCCGACGCATGATGTTCGCATTCCGCGTAACCGCGCGGTGGTGATGCTCGTCATCGACGTCTCGCAGTCGATGCGCGCCACCGACGTGTCGCCCAACCGGCTTGCCGCGGCCCAGGAGGCCGCCAAGCAGTTCGCCGATCAGCTCACGCCAGGGATCAACCTCGGGTTGATCGCCTATGCGGGCACCGCCACCGTGCTGGTGTCGCCGACCACCAATCGTGAAGCCTCCAAGAACGCGATCGACAAATTGCAATTGGCCGACCGCACGGCGACCGGTGAAGGCATCTTCACCGCGCTGCAGGCGATCGCCACCGTCGGCGCAGTGATCGGCGGTGGGGACGAACCGCCGCCCGCGCGCATCGTGTTGATGTCCGACGGCAAGGAGACGGTGCCGTCCAACCCGGACAACCCGAAGGGCGCCTACACCGCCGCGCGTACCTCCAAGGACCAGGGCGTGCCGATTTCGACGGTGTCGTTCGGCACCCCGTACGGCTACGTCGAGATCAACGGCCAGCGCCAGCCGGTCCCTGTCGATGACGAGACGCTGAAGAAGATCGCGGAGCTATCCGGCGGTCAGGCCTACACCGCCTCGAGCCTCGAGCAGCTCAAGGAAGTCTTCACCAACCTGCAGGAGCAGATCGGCTACGAAACCCGCAAGGGCGACGCGAGCGCCGGCTGGCTGCGGCTCGGCGCGCTGGTGCTGGCGTTGGCAGCGCTGGCGGCCATGCTGATCAACCGCCGACTACCCGACTGA
- a CDS encoding VWA domain-containing protein, translated as MTLPLLGPMTLTGFDHPWFFLFLIAVLGLAGLYLAMQAARRKRMLRFANTELLESVAPKRPPRWRHLPTILLVLSLVLFTVAMAGPTHDVKIPRNRAVVMLVIDVSQSMKATDVSPNRLAATQEAAKQFVDQMTPGINLGLIAYAGTATVLVSPTTNRDASKNAIDKLQVADRTATGEAIFTALQAISTVGAVIGGGDTPPPARIVLMSDGKETVPSNPDNPKGAYTAARAAKDQGVPISTVAFGTQYGFVEMNGQRTPVPVDDEMLKKIAQLSNGQSYTASDVEQLKEVFTNLQEQIGYETRKGDASAGWLRLGALVLALAALAALFINRRLPN; from the coding sequence ATGACTTTACCGTTGCTCGGACCCATGACGCTGACGGGTTTTGACCACCCGTGGTTCTTCCTGTTCCTCATTGCGGTGCTGGGGCTGGCCGGGCTGTACCTCGCGATGCAGGCGGCGCGGCGTAAGCGGATGTTGCGCTTTGCGAACACCGAACTGCTGGAAAGCGTTGCGCCCAAACGGCCGCCGCGCTGGCGGCATCTGCCGACCATCCTGCTGGTGTTGTCGCTTGTTTTATTCACGGTCGCGATGGCCGGGCCGACGCACGATGTCAAGATTCCGCGCAACCGCGCGGTGGTGATGCTCGTCATCGACGTGTCCCAGTCCATGAAGGCCACCGATGTATCGCCGAACCGGCTGGCGGCGACGCAGGAGGCGGCCAAGCAGTTCGTCGATCAGATGACGCCCGGGATCAACCTGGGACTGATCGCCTATGCGGGCACGGCGACCGTGCTGGTGTCGCCGACGACCAATCGTGACGCGTCCAAGAACGCGATCGACAAGCTGCAAGTGGCCGACCGCACCGCGACCGGTGAGGCCATCTTCACAGCGCTGCAGGCCATCTCCACCGTCGGCGCGGTGATCGGCGGCGGTGATACCCCGCCGCCTGCCCGCATCGTCCTGATGTCCGATGGCAAGGAGACGGTGCCGTCGAACCCGGACAACCCCAAGGGTGCCTACACTGCGGCGCGGGCCGCCAAGGATCAGGGAGTGCCGATCTCCACGGTGGCTTTCGGCACCCAGTACGGCTTTGTCGAGATGAATGGCCAGCGAACGCCAGTACCCGTCGACGACGAGATGCTGAAGAAGATCGCCCAGCTGTCCAACGGACAGTCCTACACCGCGTCCGATGTCGAGCAACTCAAAGAAGTCTTCACCAATCTGCAGGAGCAGATCGGCTACGAGACCCGCAAGGGCGACGCCAGCGCGGGCTGGCTGCGACTTGGGGCGCTGGTGCTGGCGCTCGCGGCGTTGGCCGCGTTGTTCATCAATCGGCGGCTGCCCAACTAA
- the fabG1 gene encoding 3-oxoacyl-ACP reductase FabG1 produces the protein MTATDDAGSAGQAAGGRPPFVSRSVLVTGGNRGIGLAIAQRLAADGHQVAVTHRGSGAPDGLFGVECDVTDNDAVDRAFKEVEEHQGPVEVLVSNAGISKDAFLIRMTEERFTEVINANLTGAFRVAQRASRSMQRKRFGRIIFIGSVSGTWGIGNQANYAAAKAGLIGMARSISRELSKAGVTANVVAPGYIDTEMTRALDERIQEGALEFIPAKRVGTAEEVAGAVSFLASEDASYIAGAVIPVDGGMGMGH, from the coding sequence ATGACTGCGACCGATGATGCCGGTTCCGCCGGCCAAGCCGCGGGTGGCCGTCCACCGTTCGTCTCGCGTTCGGTGCTGGTGACCGGGGGAAACCGCGGCATCGGTCTGGCCATTGCTCAGCGGCTGGCTGCCGACGGCCACCAGGTCGCTGTCACGCACCGCGGATCGGGAGCGCCCGACGGGCTGTTCGGCGTGGAGTGTGACGTCACCGACAACGACGCCGTCGACCGCGCCTTCAAAGAGGTCGAGGAACACCAGGGTCCGGTCGAGGTGCTGGTGTCCAACGCAGGCATCTCGAAGGACGCCTTCCTGATCCGGATGACTGAGGAGCGGTTCACCGAGGTGATCAATGCCAACCTCACCGGGGCGTTCCGGGTGGCGCAGCGCGCGTCGCGCAGCATGCAGCGCAAGCGCTTTGGCCGGATCATTTTCATCGGTTCGGTCTCTGGCACGTGGGGCATCGGCAACCAGGCCAACTACGCGGCCGCCAAGGCCGGTCTGATCGGCATGGCCCGGTCGATCTCCAGGGAGCTGTCCAAGGCTGGTGTTACCGCGAACGTGGTGGCGCCGGGCTACATCGACACCGAGATGACCCGCGCGCTGGACGAGCGCATCCAGGAGGGGGCGCTCGAGTTCATCCCGGCCAAGCGGGTCGGCACCGCCGAGGAGGTCGCAGGAGCGGTCAGCTTCCTGGCGTCCGAGGACGCGAGCTACATCGCGGGCGCGGTGATCCCGGTCGACGGCGGCATGGGCATGGGCCACTAA
- the inhA gene encoding NADH-dependent enoyl-ACP reductase InhA: protein MAGLLEGKRILVTGIITDSSIAFHIAKVAQEAGAELVLTGFDRMKLIQRIADRLPEKAPLLELDVQNEEHLASLADRVTEVIGEGNKLDGVVHSIGYMPQTGMGINPFFDAPYEDVAKGIHISAYSYASLAKALLPIMNPGGGIVGMDFDPTRAMPAYNWMTVAKSALESVNRFVAREAGKYGVRSNLVAAGPIRTLAMSAIVGGALGEEAGAQMQLLEEGWDQRAPIGWNMKDPTPVAKTVCALLSDWLPATTGTIIYADGGASTQLL from the coding sequence ATGGCAGGTTTGCTCGAAGGCAAGCGCATCCTCGTCACGGGGATCATCACCGATTCGTCGATCGCGTTCCACATCGCCAAGGTGGCGCAGGAGGCCGGTGCCGAACTGGTACTGACCGGCTTTGACCGGATGAAGCTGATCCAGCGCATCGCCGACCGGCTGCCGGAGAAGGCGCCGCTGCTGGAACTCGACGTGCAGAACGAGGAGCACTTGGCGTCGTTGGCTGACCGGGTCACCGAAGTGATCGGCGAGGGCAACAAGCTCGACGGCGTCGTGCACTCGATCGGCTATATGCCGCAGACCGGCATGGGCATCAACCCGTTCTTCGACGCACCGTATGAGGACGTCGCCAAGGGCATCCACATCTCGGCGTATTCGTATGCCTCGCTGGCCAAGGCGCTACTGCCGATCATGAATCCCGGCGGCGGCATCGTCGGCATGGACTTCGACCCCACCCGGGCGATGCCCGCCTACAACTGGATGACCGTGGCCAAGAGTGCGCTCGAGTCGGTGAACCGGTTCGTGGCGCGCGAAGCCGGCAAGTACGGTGTGCGGTCGAATCTCGTTGCCGCCGGACCGATCCGGACGCTGGCGATGAGCGCCATCGTCGGCGGTGCACTCGGCGAGGAGGCGGGCGCGCAGATGCAGCTGCTCGAGGAGGGCTGGGATCAGCGTGCGCCGATCGGCTGGAACATGAAGGATCCGACGCCGGTGGCAAAGACGGTGTGCGCGTTGCTTTCCGACTGGTTGCCCGCGACGACCGGGACCATCATCTACGCCGACGGCGGCGCAAGCACGCAGTTACTGTAA
- a CDS encoding NfeD family protein, with translation MAVPLIWLIAALALAGAEALTGDMFLLMLGGGALAAAGSSLVFDELWVHGAVFLVVSVLLLVLVRPALRRHFLSGKGLPEPVKALEGKSALVLDRVARHEGQVKLDGEIWTARPFNDDDIYEPGDHVTVVHIDGATAVVQKVV, from the coding sequence ATGGCCGTTCCGCTGATCTGGCTAATCGCCGCACTGGCCCTCGCCGGGGCCGAAGCGCTCACCGGCGACATGTTTCTCCTCATGCTTGGCGGTGGGGCGTTGGCCGCTGCGGGCTCGAGTCTGGTCTTCGATGAGCTGTGGGTGCACGGCGCCGTGTTCCTCGTGGTGTCGGTCCTGCTGCTGGTGCTCGTGCGGCCCGCGTTGAGACGGCATTTCCTCTCGGGTAAGGGTCTGCCCGAACCGGTGAAGGCGCTCGAGGGCAAGAGCGCTCTGGTGCTCGATCGGGTGGCGCGCCATGAAGGCCAGGTGAAACTCGATGGCGAAATCTGGACGGCGCGCCCGTTCAACGACGACGATATCTACGAACCGGGCGACCACGTCACCGTCGTGCACATCGACGGCGCCACCGCCGTCGTCCAAAAAGTTGTCTAG
- a CDS encoding SPFH domain-containing protein, which produces MEGAVAGLILVGVLVVFAAIIVAKSIALIPQAEAAVIERLGRYSKTVSGQLTLLLPFVDKIRARVDLRERVVSFPPQPVITEDNLTVNIDTVVYFQVTNPQAAVYQISNYIVGVEQLTTTTLRNVVGGMTLEQTLTSRDQINGQLRGVLDEATGRWGLRVARVELRSIDPPPSIQDSMEKQMRADREKRAMILTAEGSREASIKQAEGQKQAQILAAEGAKQAAILAAEADRQSRMLRAQGERAASYLQAQGQAKAIEKTFAAIKAGRPTPEMLAYQYLQTLPQMAKGEANKVWLVPSDFGAALQGFTKMLGAPGDDGVFRYQPSPVEEDLPKPEDDSAEVAEWFNTQTDPEIAQAVAAAVAEARTPVPGAIDPPPQYPPLSQQQQPPSDYAPQPPPPGRHSG; this is translated from the coding sequence ATGGAAGGTGCCGTTGCCGGCCTGATCTTGGTCGGGGTGCTGGTGGTATTCGCCGCCATCATCGTGGCCAAATCGATTGCGCTGATCCCGCAGGCCGAGGCCGCGGTGATCGAACGGTTGGGCCGCTACAGCAAGACCGTGTCGGGTCAGCTGACGTTGCTGCTGCCGTTCGTCGACAAGATCAGGGCGCGGGTGGACCTGCGCGAACGGGTGGTGTCCTTCCCGCCGCAGCCGGTGATCACCGAAGACAACCTGACGGTCAACATCGACACGGTGGTGTATTTCCAGGTCACCAACCCGCAGGCGGCGGTGTACCAGATCAGCAACTACATCGTCGGTGTCGAGCAGTTGACCACCACCACTTTACGCAACGTGGTCGGCGGGATGACGCTGGAGCAGACACTGACATCGCGCGACCAGATCAACGGCCAGCTGCGCGGAGTGCTCGACGAGGCCACCGGCCGGTGGGGCCTGCGTGTGGCCCGGGTGGAGTTGCGGTCGATCGATCCGCCGCCGTCGATCCAGGACTCGATGGAAAAGCAGATGCGTGCCGACCGCGAAAAGCGGGCCATGATCCTGACCGCCGAGGGCAGCAGGGAGGCCTCGATCAAACAGGCCGAGGGTCAGAAGCAGGCTCAGATTCTGGCGGCCGAAGGTGCCAAGCAGGCCGCAATCCTGGCGGCCGAAGCCGACCGGCAGTCGCGCATGCTGCGGGCCCAGGGTGAGCGCGCCGCGTCCTACCTGCAGGCCCAGGGCCAGGCCAAGGCGATCGAGAAGACGTTCGCCGCGATCAAGGCGGGGCGGCCCACCCCGGAGATGCTGGCTTACCAATACCTGCAGACGCTGCCGCAGATGGCCAAGGGCGAGGCGAACAAGGTGTGGCTGGTGCCAAGCGATTTCGGTGCTGCGCTGCAGGGGTTCACCAAGATGCTGGGGGCGCCGGGCGACGACGGCGTGTTCCGTTACCAGCCTTCGCCCGTCGAGGAGGATCTGCCGAAGCCCGAGGACGACTCCGCTGAGGTGGCCGAGTGGTTCAACACGCAGACGGACCCCGAGATCGCGCAGGCCGTTGCCGCCGCTGTGGCTGAGGCGCGGACACCGGTGCCGGGTGCGATTGACCCGCCTCCCCAATACCCGCCGCTGAGCCAGCAGCAGCAGCCGCCTTCCGACTATGCGCCACAGCCGCCGCCACCAGGGCGCCACAGCGGGTAA